One part of the Parabacteroides distasonis ATCC 8503 genome encodes these proteins:
- the rplE gene encoding 50S ribosomal protein L5: MSNTASLKKEYQDRIVPALTKEFGYKSVMQVPVLKKIVINQGLGMATADKKIIDIAISELSTITGQKAVATVSKKDISNFKLRKKMPIGVMVTLRREQMYEFLERLVRVALPRIRDFKGIESKLDGRGNYTLGIQEQIIFPEINIDNITKILGMNITFVTSAKTDEEGYALLREFGLPFKNGKKD, from the coding sequence ATGAGCAATACTGCCAGTCTTAAGAAAGAATACCAAGACAGAATTGTTCCTGCCTTAACGAAGGAGTTCGGTTACAAATCCGTGATGCAGGTACCTGTTTTGAAGAAAATCGTGATTAATCAGGGATTAGGTATGGCTACGGCTGACAAGAAGATCATCGATATCGCTATCAGCGAGTTGTCTACGATCACTGGTCAAAAAGCTGTCGCTACCGTATCTAAAAAGGATATCTCTAACTTTAAGTTGCGTAAGAAGATGCCGATCGGTGTGATGGTGACATTACGTCGTGAGCAGATGTACGAGTTCTTGGAGAGACTTGTTCGTGTCGCTCTTCCTCGTATCCGCGACTTCAAGGGAATTGAGAGTAAGTTAGACGGAAGAGGCAATTATACACTCGGTATTCAGGAACAAATCATTTTTCCTGAAATAAATATCGATAATATTACCAAAATATTGGGAATGAATATTACCTTTGTGACCTCTGCGAAAACAGACGAAGAAGGTTATGCTCTTTTGAGAGAATTTGGATTGCCTTTTAAAAACGGAAAAAAAGACTAA
- the rplX gene encoding 50S ribosomal protein L24, which produces MSKLHIKKGDIVFVNAGEDKGKTGRVLQVLVKDNRAIVEGINVVSKHTKPNAKNPQGGIEKKEAPIHLSNLNVVDPKSGKATRIGRKLNEKGALVRYSKKSGEEIK; this is translated from the coding sequence ATGAGTAAATTACATATCAAAAAAGGCGATATAGTATTTGTTAATGCCGGCGAGGACAAAGGTAAGACAGGTCGTGTTTTACAGGTACTTGTAAAAGATAATCGTGCGATTGTCGAAGGTATTAATGTGGTATCAAAGCATACCAAGCCTAATGCGAAGAATCCTCAAGGAGGAATCGAAAAGAAGGAAGCTCCTATTCATCTTTCTAACCTTAACGTGGTTGACCCGAAATCTGGTAAAGCTACACGTATCGGCCGTAAGTTGAATGAGAAGGGTGCTTTAGTGCGTTATTCTAAAAAATCAGGGGAGGAAATTAAGTAA
- the rplN gene encoding 50S ribosomal protein L14 has product MIQQESRLVVADNSGAKEALCIRVLGGTRKRYATVGDVIVVAIKSVIPASDVKKGAVSKAIIVRTKKEIRRPDGSYIRFDDNACVLLNAGGDIRGSRIFGPVARELRATNMKIVSLAPEVL; this is encoded by the coding sequence ATGATACAACAAGAATCAAGACTAGTAGTAGCAGATAACAGTGGAGCTAAGGAAGCTTTGTGTATCCGTGTTTTGGGCGGAACGAGAAAGCGTTATGCCACTGTAGGTGATGTGATCGTAGTAGCAATCAAAAGCGTAATCCCAGCTAGCGACGTTAAGAAGGGTGCTGTTTCTAAGGCTATCATCGTTCGTACTAAGAAAGAGATCCGCCGTCCGGATGGTTCTTATATCCGTTTCGATGATAACGCTTGCGTATTATTGAATGCCGGTGGCGATATCCGTGGTAGCCGTATCTTCGGTCCGGTTGCCAGAGAGCTTCGTGCAACAAACATGAAAATTGTATCACTTGCACCTGAAGTGCTTTAA
- the rpsQ gene encoding 30S ribosomal protein S17, which translates to METRNLRKERTGVVTSNKMDKSITVAIKWKEKHPIYGKFVNKTKKYHAHDENNECNIGDTVKIMETRPLSKTKRWRLVQIIERAK; encoded by the coding sequence ATGGAAACTAGAAATTTAAGAAAAGAAAGAACGGGCGTGGTAACGAGCAACAAGATGGATAAAAGCATCACGGTTGCCATTAAATGGAAGGAAAAACACCCCATTTATGGAAAGTTCGTTAATAAGACGAAGAAATATCATGCTCACGACGAAAATAACGAATGCAACATTGGCGATACCGTAAAGATTATGGAGACTCGTCCTTTGAGCAAGACTAAAAGATGGAGATTAGTTCAAATAATCGAAAGGGCTAAGTAA
- the rpmC gene encoding 50S ribosomal protein L29 → MKIAEIRELSTKELLERVDAEVAAYDQKKINHSISPMDNPSQIKQQRRLIARMKTELRQRELNNK, encoded by the coding sequence ATGAAGATTGCAGAAATTAGAGAACTAAGCACGAAAGAGTTGCTAGAGAGAGTAGATGCAGAGGTTGCGGCCTATGATCAGAAGAAGATTAACCATAGCATCTCGCCTATGGATAATCCTTCTCAGATTAAACAGCAACGCAGATTGATTGCGCGCATGAAAACAGAATTGCGCCAGAGAGAACTTAACAACAAATAA
- the rplP gene encoding 50S ribosomal protein L16 — MLQPKKTKFRRQQKGRMKGEAQRGNQLAFGSFGIKSLENKWITGRQIEAARIAVTRYMQRQGQVWVRIFPDKPITKKPAEVRMGKGKGNPEGFVAPVTPGRLIFEIEGVPFDIAKEALRLAAQKLPVTTKFVVRRDYDMQNQNA, encoded by the coding sequence ATGTTACAACCAAAGAAAACCAAGTTCAGAAGACAGCAGAAAGGTCGCATGAAGGGCGAAGCTCAACGTGGCAACCAGCTGGCCTTCGGTTCTTTTGGAATAAAGTCATTAGAGAATAAATGGATTACCGGTCGTCAGATCGAGGCTGCCCGTATCGCCGTTACACGTTATATGCAACGTCAGGGGCAGGTTTGGGTTCGTATCTTCCCGGATAAGCCAATCACGAAGAAGCCTGCAGAGGTTCGTATGGGTAAAGGTAAAGGTAATCCTGAGGGATTTGTTGCGCCTGTTACTCCGGGTCGTCTGATTTTCGAGATCGAAGGTGTTCCCTTTGATATCGCTAAGGAAGCGTTGCGCCTTGCCGCACAAAAACTTCCGGTTACAACCAAGTTTGTTGTGAGACGTGATTATGACATGCAAAATCAAAATGCGTAA
- the rpsC gene encoding 30S ribosomal protein S3 has translation MGQKVNPISNRLGIIRGWDSNWYGGKNYGDTLLEDSKIRKYLNARLAKASVSRIVIERTLKLITITVCTSRPGIIIGKGGQEVDKLKEELKKITDKEVQINIFEVKRPELDAVIVANNIARQLEGKIAYRRAVKMAIASTMRMGAEGIKIQISGRLNGAEMARSEMYKEGRTPLHTLRADIDYALAEALTKVGLLGVKVWICRGEVYGKRDLAPSFTAAKETGRRNDNAGGNRDKNFKRKRANR, from the coding sequence ATGGGACAAAAGGTTAATCCGATTAGTAATCGTTTAGGAATTATCCGTGGTTGGGATTCCAATTGGTATGGCGGTAAGAATTACGGGGATACTTTGCTGGAAGATAGCAAAATCCGTAAATATTTGAATGCCCGTCTTGCAAAAGCTAGTGTATCTCGTATCGTTATTGAACGTACGCTTAAGTTGATCACGATCACTGTTTGTACGTCACGTCCGGGTATCATCATCGGTAAAGGTGGTCAGGAAGTTGATAAGTTGAAGGAAGAGTTGAAGAAGATCACTGATAAAGAAGTGCAGATCAACATCTTCGAGGTGAAGAGACCTGAATTGGACGCTGTTATCGTAGCAAACAACATCGCACGTCAGCTTGAAGGTAAAATCGCATATCGTCGTGCGGTAAAGATGGCTATCGCCTCTACCATGAGAATGGGCGCCGAAGGTATAAAGATTCAAATCTCTGGTCGTTTGAATGGCGCTGAAATGGCTCGTTCGGAAATGTATAAGGAAGGAAGAACTCCGTTGCACACTCTTAGAGCAGATATCGACTATGCTTTGGCTGAGGCCTTGACAAAAGTTGGTTTGCTGGGTGTTAAGGTTTGGATCTGCCGTGGTGAGGTTTATGGCAAGCGCGATCTTGCTCCTTCTTTCACTGCTGCCAAGGAGACAGGCCGTAGAAACGACAATGCCGGTGGCAACAGAGACAAGAACTTCAAGAGAAAAAGAGCTAATCGTTAA
- the rplV gene encoding 50S ribosomal protein L22: MGARKRISAEARKEAQKTMYFAKLNNVPTSPRKMRLVADMIRGMEVFRALGVLKFSNKEAAARVEKLLRSAIANWEQKNERKAEAGELCVSSISVDCATTLKRMRPAPQGRGYRIRKRSNHVTLFVDTLSKNDSQN; the protein is encoded by the coding sequence ATGGGTGCTAGAAAAAGAATATCAGCTGAAGCAAGAAAAGAAGCCCAAAAGACCATGTATTTCGCGAAGTTGAACAATGTTCCTACCTCTCCTCGTAAGATGCGTTTGGTAGCAGACATGATTCGCGGTATGGAAGTATTCCGTGCGCTTGGTGTTTTGAAGTTTTCTAACAAGGAAGCTGCAGCAAGAGTAGAAAAATTGCTTCGTTCAGCAATCGCAAACTGGGAACAGAAAAATGAACGTAAAGCAGAAGCAGGAGAGTTATGCGTATCTTCAATCAGCGTTGATTGCGCTACTACGTTGAAGAGAATGCGTCCGGCTCCTCAAGGAAGAGGTTACAGAATTCGTAAACGCTCGAACCACGTAACTCTGTTTGTTGATACACTTAGTAAAAACGATAGTCAAAATTAA
- the rpsS gene encoding 30S ribosomal protein S19 produces the protein MSRSLKKGPYINVKLEKKVLAMNESGKKAVVKTWARASMISPDFVGHTIAVHNGNKFIPVFVTENMVGHKLGEFSPTRTFRGHAGNKKK, from the coding sequence ATGAGTCGTTCGCTAAAAAAAGGCCCGTATATTAATGTAAAGCTTGAGAAGAAAGTTCTGGCAATGAATGAGTCAGGAAAGAAAGCCGTAGTTAAGACATGGGCAAGAGCTTCAATGATTTCGCCTGATTTCGTAGGCCATACTATTGCAGTTCATAATGGAAATAAATTTATTCCTGTTTTCGTAACCGAGAATATGGTAGGCCACAAGTTGGGAGAGTTCTCACCGACACGTACTTTCCGCGGTCACGCCGGTAACAAGAAGAAATAA
- the rplB gene encoding 50S ribosomal protein L2 — translation MGIRKLKPTTPGQRHKVIGAFDKITASTPEKSLVVGKKSTGGRNNTGKMTMRYIGGGHKQKYRIIDFKRNKDGIPATVKSIEYDPNRSSRIALLYYADGAKSYIIAPNGLEVGQTVVSGSDAAPEVGNTLPMANIPVGTIIHNIELRPGQGAKMVRSAGAFAQLTSKEGAYAIIKMPSGETRKILAACKATIGAVGNSDHALEKSGKAGRSRWLGRRPRNRGVVMNPVDHPMGGGEGRSSGGHPRSRNGLYAKGLKTRAPKKHSSKYIIERRKK, via the coding sequence ATGGGAATACGTAAATTAAAGCCCACGACACCGGGGCAGAGACACAAAGTTATTGGTGCATTTGATAAAATCACTGCAAGTACACCAGAGAAGTCTCTTGTAGTAGGTAAGAAGAGTACAGGTGGACGTAACAACACTGGTAAGATGACAATGCGTTATATCGGTGGCGGTCACAAACAAAAGTACAGAATTATCGATTTCAAGAGAAACAAAGATGGCATTCCTGCGACAGTAAAGTCTATCGAGTATGATCCTAACCGTTCATCTCGTATCGCTTTGTTGTATTATGCGGACGGGGCAAAGAGCTATATCATCGCTCCGAACGGATTGGAAGTTGGCCAAACAGTGGTTTCAGGTAGCGACGCCGCTCCTGAGGTAGGTAATACTTTGCCTATGGCAAATATTCCCGTTGGTACTATTATTCACAATATTGAGCTTCGTCCTGGACAGGGTGCCAAAATGGTACGTTCCGCAGGTGCATTCGCTCAGCTGACTTCAAAGGAAGGCGCTTATGCGATTATTAAGATGCCTTCTGGTGAAACTAGAAAGATTCTTGCGGCTTGTAAGGCTACAATTGGCGCAGTTGGCAATTCAGACCATGCTCTTGAAAAATCAGGTAAGGCCGGTCGCTCTAGATGGTTAGGTCGTCGTCCTCGCAACCGTGGTGTTGTTATGAACCCGGTTGATCACCCAATGGGTGGTGGTGAAGGTCGTTCTTCCGGAGGTCATCCTAGATCCCGTAATGGCTTATATGCTAAGGGCTTGAAGACTAGAGCTCCTAAGAAGCATTCTTCAAAGTATATTATTGAAAGAAGAAAGAAATAA
- the rplW gene encoding 50S ribosomal protein L23, giving the protein MGIIIKPIVTEKQTAITEKFPNRYGFRVSPDANKLEIKKAVEDMYSVTVVDVNTINYSGKRKSRYTKSGIINGKQAAFKKAIVTLKEGETIDFFSNI; this is encoded by the coding sequence ATGGGAATTATTATTAAGCCTATAGTAACTGAGAAACAAACAGCGATCACAGAGAAATTTCCGAATCGCTATGGTTTTCGTGTTTCTCCTGATGCCAACAAATTGGAGATTAAGAAAGCTGTAGAGGATATGTACAGTGTTACAGTAGTTGATGTTAACACCATCAACTACTCTGGAAAGCGTAAAAGCCGTTATACAAAATCAGGTATCATCAACGGCAAGCAAGCTGCTTTCAAGAAAGCGATCGTAACGTTGAAAGAAGGAGAAACAATTGATTTCTTTAGTAATATCTAA
- the rplD gene encoding 50S ribosomal protein L4: MELSVFNIKGEDTGRKVTLNDAIFGIEPNDHAIYLDVKQYLANQRQGTHKSKERSEVSGSTRKLIRQKGGGGARRGDINSPVLVGGGRVFGPKPRDYEFKLNKKVKSLARKSALSYKAKNNAIVVVEDFTMEAPKTKEFITIAKNLKVADKKLLMVLPEKNNLVYLSARNLEKASVITASELNTYAVLNAVNLVLTESSVAVVEQNFKA, encoded by the coding sequence ATGGAACTGAGCGTATTTAATATTAAAGGTGAAGATACCGGAAGAAAGGTAACTTTGAACGATGCGATCTTCGGCATTGAACCCAACGATCATGCTATTTACTTGGACGTAAAGCAGTATTTGGCAAATCAACGTCAGGGAACGCATAAGTCTAAAGAGAGAAGCGAAGTATCTGGTAGTACACGTAAGCTGATCCGTCAGAAAGGTGGTGGTGGCGCACGTCGTGGTGATATCAACTCTCCGGTGTTGGTTGGTGGTGGCCGTGTATTCGGTCCGAAGCCTCGTGATTATGAGTTCAAGCTGAACAAGAAAGTAAAATCTTTGGCTCGTAAGTCAGCATTGAGCTACAAGGCAAAGAACAATGCGATTGTTGTCGTAGAGGATTTCACAATGGAAGCTCCTAAGACTAAAGAATTTATAACAATTGCTAAAAACTTGAAAGTGGCTGATAAAAAGTTACTTATGGTTTTACCGGAGAAGAATAATTTAGTATATTTGTCCGCTCGAAATTTAGAGAAGGCAAGTGTAATAACTGCTTCTGAACTAAATACATACGCTGTGTTAAACGCTGTTAATTTGGTTTTAACGGAAAGTTCAGTCGCTGTTGTTGAACAAAATTTTAAAGCATAA
- the rplC gene encoding 50S ribosomal protein L3, translating to MPGLLGKKIGMTSVFSAEGKNLPCTVIEVGPCVVTQIKTLEKDGYEAVQLGFQEKKEKHTTQPEMGHFKKAGVAPQRHLAEFKNFETEYKLGDVITVDFLEDAGFVDVVGTSKGKGFQGVVKRHGFGGVGQTTHGQHNRARKPGSIGACSYPAKVFKGMRMGGQMGNERVTVQNLQVIKVMPEHNLLLVKGSVPGAKGSILLIEK from the coding sequence ATGCCAGGATTATTAGGAAAAAAAATCGGAATGACATCCGTTTTCAGTGCCGAGGGAAAAAATCTTCCATGCACTGTTATCGAAGTGGGTCCTTGTGTGGTTACACAGATCAAGACTTTGGAGAAAGATGGCTACGAAGCTGTACAGTTGGGTTTCCAAGAGAAGAAAGAGAAGCACACGACACAGCCTGAGATGGGTCACTTCAAGAAAGCCGGTGTAGCACCTCAAAGACACTTGGCCGAGTTCAAGAATTTCGAAACTGAGTACAAGTTGGGTGACGTGATCACTGTAGATTTCTTGGAAGACGCAGGTTTCGTGGATGTAGTGGGTACATCAAAAGGTAAAGGTTTCCAAGGTGTAGTAAAACGTCATGGTTTTGGTGGTGTAGGTCAGACTACTCACGGTCAGCATAACCGTGCTCGTAAGCCGGGTTCTATCGGTGCTTGTTCTTACCCCGCAAAGGTATTTAAGGGCATGCGAATGGGCGGCCAGATGGGTAACGAACGTGTAACCGTTCAGAATCTTCAAGTGATCAAGGTAATGCCGGAACACAACCTTTTATTGGTAAAGGGATCTGTTCCAGGAGCAAAAGGTTCAATCTTATTAATTGAAAAGTAA
- the rpsJ gene encoding 30S ribosomal protein S10 — MSQKIRIKLKSYDYSLVDKSAEKIVKTVKATGAIVSGPIPLPTHKRIFTVNRSTFVNKKSREQFELSSYKRLIDIYSSTAKTVDALMKLELPSGVEVEIKV, encoded by the coding sequence ATGAGCCAAAAGATCAGAATTAAATTGAAGTCTTACGATTATTCTCTGGTAGACAAGTCTGCCGAGAAGATCGTAAAGACGGTAAAGGCTACAGGTGCTATCGTTAGCGGTCCTATACCTCTTCCTACGCACAAACGTATCTTTACAGTGAACCGCTCTACTTTCGTTAACAAGAAATCTCGTGAGCAGTTCGAACTCTCTTCTTATAAGAGATTAATCGATATCTATAGCTCAACTGCGAAGACAGTTGACGCTTTGATGAAGCTAGAATTACCTAGCGGTGTAGAAGTAGAAATTAAAGTGTAA